The following are encoded together in the Glycine max cultivar Williams 82 chromosome 8, Glycine_max_v4.0, whole genome shotgun sequence genome:
- the LOC100806933 gene encoding putative UPF0481 protein At3g02645 — MSNAHSKLTFDELQWVINIRKTLEEELEEDGDQFAVSIFSVPKLLMASDPDSYVPQQVALGPYHYWRPELYEMQRYKIAAAKRFQKHHQSCKLENLVDQLTKLEQRVRACYHKFLDFNGETLVWMMTVDASFLLEFLQVFSMQEGAKVQRVSSSMSHLVDYAGKKSAHNAILRDIVMLENQIPLFVLRKMLDLKFSSLEAADDMLSLMFIGLFKEISPFKMMEEYPNIQVSENVHLLDFLYNVIVPKLEQQSDTIEVEFQQEQKEGNDEEATSDSSHVKQFFSEVWKLLSKLNKGPMKMVKKVIVSKPLKVFVQLPWKIVSNLPGLKVMKQPLEHFLFSQEKGDENKGESASSRSNSLMNKPPSVEEITIPSVTELLNCGIRFVPTKGSISSISFDVKTCTFYLPTIGLDVNTEVFLRNLVAYEASVALGPLVITRYTELMNGIIDSEEDAKVLREKGIILNHLKSDKEVANLWNGMSKSLRLSRVSLLDKVIEDVNKYYNGRMKVKIWKFMRVYVFSSWQFLTFLAALCLLLLMALQAFCSVYTCSRFFQSALDSQ, encoded by the coding sequence ATGTCAAATGCTCATTCTAAATTAACCTTTGATGAGCTCCAATGGGTGATTAACATCCGAAAAACCCTTGAAGAAGAGCTTGAGGAAGATGGTGATCAATTTGCTGTGTCCATCTTCAGCGTGCCAAAGCTCCTTATGGCTAGTGATCCAGACTCTTATGTCCCTCAACAGGTTGCACTTGGCCCTTACCATTATTGGCGTCCAGAGCTATATGAGATGCAAAGGTACAAGATTGCAGCAGCAAAAAGATTCCAGAAACACCATCAAAGCTGCAAGTTAGAGAATCTCGTTGATCAATTGACCAAGTTGGAGCAAAGGGTTCGAGCATGCTACCACAAGTTCTTGGATTTCAACGGGGAAACGTTGGTGTGGATGATGACGGTTGATGCCTCATTCTTGCTTGAGTTTCTTCAAGTTTTTTCCATGCAAGAAGGGGCCAAGGTACAAAGGGTTTCTTCTAGCATGTCTCATTTGGTGGATTATGCTGGGAAGAAATCAGCTCATAATGCAATTTTGAGGGACATAGTAATGCTTGAGAATCAAATCCCATTGTTTGTGTTGAGAAAGATGCTTGACCTCAAATTCTCATCACTTGAAGCTGCAGATGACATGCTGAGCTTGATGTTCATAGGGCTTTTCAAAGAGATTTCTCCTTTCAAGATGATGGAGGAGTATCCAAACATTCAAGTCTCGGAAAATGTGCATTTGCTAGATTTCTTGTATAATGTGATAGTGCCCAAATTAGAACAACAGTCAGACACAATTGAAGTTGAGTTTCAACAagaacaaaaggaaggaaatgATGAAGAAGCAACCTCAGACTCCAGTCATGTTAAGCAATTCTTCAGCGAAGTATGGAAGCTGCTTTCAAAACTAAACAAAGGGCCAATGAAGATGGTCAAAAAGGTAATTGTATCTAAACCTCTCAAAGTCTTTGTTCAGTTGCCTTGGAAAATCGTGTCCAACCTTCCAGGACTTAAGGTTATGAAGCAACCTCTTGAACATTTCTTATTCTCTCAAGAAAAAGGAGATGAAAATAAGGGAGAAAGTGCGAGTTCAAGATCCAATAGTCTCATGAACAAGCCACCCTCAGTGGAGGAAATCACTATTCCTTCCGTTACAGAACTCTTGAATTGTGGCATTCGTTTCGTACCTACCAAGGGAAGCATATCAAGCATCAGTTTTGATGTGAAAACATGCACGTTTTACCTTCCCACAATAGGTTTGGACGTTAACACTGAAGTTTTCCTGAGAAATTTGGTTGCATATGAAGCATCAGTTGCATTGGGGCCATTGGTTATAACCCGTTACACTGAGTTGATGAACGGGATTATAGACTCGGAGGAAGATGCAAAGGTTCTCAGAGAAAAAGGGATCATTCTGAACCACTTGAAGAGTGATAAAGAAGTGGCTAACTTGTGGAATGGGATGAGCAAGTCCTTGAGATTATCAAGGGTGTCATTATTGGATAAGGTCATTGAAGATGTTAACAAGTATTACAATGGTAGAATGAAGGTCAAAATTTGGAAATTCATGAGAGTTTATGTGTTCAGTTCCTGGCAGTTTTTGACATTCCTAGCTGCCCTATGCCTCTTGCTCTTGATGGCTTTGCAAGCTTTCTGCTCTGTCTACACTTGTAGTCGTTTTTTCCAATCTGCACTAGATTCCCAGTGA
- the LOC106799643 gene encoding uncharacterized protein, which produces MIRLNLNLIPSLLTIFVVVISWNLFSPCHADNFGFPEGFSAKGSQNSANNSTILAAQRTRRIDPSTDFNYYEGGWDITNTHYYMSVAFSGISPVVIGAVWCFIVALCFTIIALVHCLCCCCCRKKKPRTDYSRKTYAISLIFLSVFLIMTIIGGGFLYTGLGKFQATAHDVSDILVTRATTVVDIIQNVIDNLHATKDIQVASFYLPDDIKGAIEKAEKFSTQTDYIKNQSEETARISMEFLGAISESLIIVGTMMLILAAVGFVISILGWKVIVYILLFFGWILVTCTFILSGISLVVHNGVTDTCVAMEEWVQHPRDNTALSKLLPCMDENTAQKTLDITRNTSFQVVNLLNAFIINIANANMPPIQADKDIYYNQSGPSMPLLCNPFLPDLTERACGPMEVDLKGASIAYQSFLCNTSPNGRCITMGRLTPSLYTKVMVATNMSDTLRRHGPLLARLVDCSFVVDTFDQINKDDCQNFKRYSNQIFIGLVLVSAAVMFSVILWIVFVRERQVQISSKKFKKTLVEAQ; this is translated from the exons ATGATCCGTCTCAATCTTAACCTCATTCCTTCTCTTCTTACAATTTTTGTTGTCGTTATTTCATGGAACTTGTTCTCTCCCTGCCATGCGGACAATTTCGGGTTCCCAGAAG GATTCTCAGCTAAGGGATCACAAAATAGTGCAAATAACTCAACAATATTAGCCGCACAAAGAACGCGGAGGATTGACCCTAGTACTGATTTCAATTACTATGAGGGTGGATGGGATATTACCAATACACATTATTATATG TCTGTTGCTTTTTCTGGTATTTCTCCGGTTGTCATTGGAGCCGTCTGGTGTTTCATTGTGGCATTATGCTTCACCATCATAGCTCTCGTACATTGCTTATGTTGCTGCTGCTGCCGCAAGAAAAAGCCTAGGACAGATTACTCTCGAAAGACTTATGCAATATCACTCATCTTTCTCTCAGTCTTCTTGATCATGACAAT cATTGGAGGGGGTTTCCTTTACACTGGACTGGGGAAATTCCAAGCTACTGCACATGATGTATCAGATATTCTGGTCACAAGAGCAACTACAGTGGTTGATATTATTCAAAATGTAATAGACAATCTTCATGCGACTAAGGACATACAAGTAGCTAGTTTCTATCTTCCAGACGATATCAAGGGAGCCATTGAAAAGGCTGAAAAATTTTCCACTCAAACTGATTATATTAAGAACCAATCAGAGGAAACAGCAAGAATCTCAATGGAATTCCTGGGCGCTAT AAGTGAAAGTCTTATCATTGTTGGTACTATGATGCTTATCTTGGCTGCGGTTGGCTTCG TAATCTCAATTTTGGGGTGGAAAGTGATCGTTTATAT TTTACTTTTCTTTGGGTGGATCCTCGTCACATGCACTTTTATATTAAGCGGTATATCTTTAGTTGTTCACAA TGGGGTAACTGACACATGTGTTGCAATGGAGGAATGGGTTCAGCACCCACGAGATAATACAGCTCTAAGCAAACTTCTTCCTTGCATGGATGAGAACACAGCCCAAAAAACCTTGGACATAACCAGAAACACCTCATTCCAAGTGGTCAATTTGCTTAAtgcatttataattaatatagccAACGCCAATATGCCTCCTATACAGGCTGATAAGGACATATACTACAATCAATCTGGTCCATCCATGCCCCTCTTGTGCAATCCGTTTCTTCCTGACTTGACCGAACGAGCATGTGGTCCAATGGAAGTAGACTTAAAGGGTGCATCTATT GCCTATCAAAGTTTTTTATGTAATACATCTCCAAATGGTCGATGCATTACCATGGGGAGATTGACTCCTTCTCTCTACACAAAGGTTATGGTGGCTACCAACATGAGTGACACACTACGTCGACATGGTCCACTGTTGGCTCGTTTAGTAGATTGTTCCTTTGTTGTAGACACCTTTGATCAAATCAATAAGGATGATTGTCAAAATTTCAAGCGATACAGCAATCAAATCTTCATTGGCTTGGTGTTGGTCTCAGCTGCAGTTATGTTTTCCGTCATTTTGTGGATAGTTTTTGTTAGAGAAAGACAAGTTCAAATATCTTCAAAGAAGTTTAAGAAAACACTAGTTGAAGCTCAATAA